A window of the Janthinobacterium agaricidamnosum NBRC 102515 = DSM 9628 genome harbors these coding sequences:
- the hisA gene encoding 1-(5-phosphoribosyl)-5-[(5-phosphoribosylamino)methylideneamino]imidazole-4-carboxamide isomerase: MLLIPAIDLKDGHCVRLKQGDMELATVFSEDPADMARHWLMQGARRLHLVDLNGAFAGKPKNEGAVKSILKAVQDFALENDIDEIPVQLGGGIRDLDTIERYLDDGISYIIIGTAAVKSPGFLHDACGAFPGHIIVGLDAKDGKVATDGWSKMSGHEVIDLAKKFEAYGVESIVYTDIGRDGMMGGINIDATVKLAQAVRIPIIASGGLHNLGDVEALCAVQAEGIEGVICGRSIYEGTIDLGAAQLRADELTDAAE, translated from the coding sequence ATGCTGCTTATTCCTGCCATCGACCTGAAAGACGGTCACTGCGTACGCCTGAAACAAGGCGATATGGAACTCGCCACCGTATTTTCCGAAGACCCTGCCGACATGGCGCGCCATTGGCTGATGCAAGGCGCGCGGCGTTTGCACCTGGTCGATTTGAACGGCGCGTTCGCCGGCAAGCCGAAAAATGAAGGCGCCGTCAAATCGATCTTGAAAGCGGTGCAGGATTTTGCGCTGGAAAACGATATCGATGAAATCCCGGTGCAACTGGGCGGCGGCATCCGCGACCTCGACACCATCGAGCGCTACCTGGACGACGGCATCAGCTACATCATCATCGGCACCGCGGCCGTCAAAAGCCCGGGTTTCCTGCACGACGCCTGCGGCGCCTTCCCCGGCCACATCATCGTCGGCCTGGACGCCAAGGATGGCAAGGTCGCCACTGATGGCTGGAGCAAGATGTCGGGCCATGAAGTGATCGACCTGGCCAAGAAATTCGAAGCTTACGGCGTGGAATCGATTGTCTACACCGACATCGGCCGCGACGGCATGATGGGCGGCATCAATATCGACGCCACCGTCAAGCTGGCGCAAGCGGTGCGCATACCGATCATCGCGTCCGGCGGCCTGCATAACCTGGGCGACGTGGAAGCGTTGTGCGCGGTGCAAGCCGAAGGCATCGAAGGCGTCATCTGCGGCCGTTCGATCTACGAAGGCACGATCGACCTGGGCGCGGCGCAACTGCGCGCCGATGAATTGACCGACGCCGCCGAATAA
- the hisF gene encoding imidazole glycerol phosphate synthase subunit HisF — MLAKRIIPCLDVTNGRVVKGVNFTELRDAGDPVEIARRYDEQGADELTFLDITASSDNRGLIFDIIEAVASQVFIPLTVGGGVRVVEDVRRLLNAGADKVSINTSAVTNPQLVYEASQKHGSQCIVVAIDAKQVSPGKWEVFTHGGRNATGLDAFEWAKKMETLGAGEILLTSMDRDGTKSGFDLGLTRGVSDAVGIPVIASGGVGGLQDLADGIKIGKADAVLAASIFHYGQHTVQEAKRFMAQQGIPMRLV, encoded by the coding sequence ATGCTTGCTAAACGAATTATTCCCTGCCTCGACGTGACCAATGGCCGCGTCGTCAAAGGCGTCAATTTCACCGAGTTGCGCGACGCCGGCGATCCGGTCGAGATCGCCCGCCGCTATGACGAGCAAGGCGCCGACGAGCTGACCTTCCTCGACATCACCGCATCGAGCGACAACCGCGGCCTGATCTTCGACATCATCGAAGCGGTCGCCTCGCAAGTATTCATCCCGCTGACGGTCGGCGGCGGCGTGCGGGTGGTCGAAGACGTGCGCCGTTTATTGAATGCCGGCGCCGACAAGGTCAGCATCAACACCTCGGCGGTGACCAATCCGCAACTGGTGTACGAAGCGTCGCAAAAGCACGGTTCGCAATGCATCGTCGTCGCGATCGACGCCAAGCAAGTCTCGCCCGGCAAATGGGAAGTGTTCACCCACGGCGGCCGCAACGCCACCGGGCTGGACGCGTTTGAATGGGCGAAAAAGATGGAAACGCTGGGCGCCGGCGAGATCTTGCTGACCAGCATGGACCGCGACGGCACCAAGTCCGGCTTCGACCTGGGCTTGACGCGCGGCGTGTCCGACGCGGTCGGCATCCCGGTGATCGCCTCGGGCGGGGTCGGCGGCTTGCAAGACTTGGCCGATGGGATCAAGATAGGCAAGGCGGACGCGGTGTTGGCCGCCAGTATCTTCCACTATGGCCAGCATACGGTGCAGGAAGCCAAGCGTTTCATGGCGCAACAGGGCATCCCGATGCGCCTGGTGTAA